The following are encoded together in the Desulfococcus multivorans genome:
- a CDS encoding ATP-binding cassette domain-containing protein → MNILNIRNLYLGYGGHPLLEDVDLQIDKGERVCLLGRNGSGKSTLIRLINGDIRPDAGEIQLRQGCRVALLGQTVPVNIVGTVLDVAQGGMEQTGATDGRREWENALAAKTILSRMDLPSDAAFENLSAGLKRRALLARALAAEPDILLLDEPTNHLDMDAIAWLEEFVRRYVTTLLFVTHDRTFLQNLATRIIELDRGRLINWGCNYATYLERKAVALSVEADQRQQFEKKLDREEAWIRQGLKARRTRNEGRVRALLRMREERRAWRERFGSVKLMAQEARRTGKLVIEAEHINHDWGEGPIIRDLSLTITRGDKLGIIGPNGAGKTTLLNILLGKIVPKTGSVRHGTHLETAYFDQLRDQLDENRTVQENVVESGDQVIIGGAPMHVIGYLRDFLFSPDRARSPVSILSGGEKNRLLLARLFTKPANVLVLDEPTNDLDLETLELLESLLLSYDGTVLLVSHDRAFLNHVATGTLVFEGDGRVTEYVGGYDDWVAQRPAPTPDEKAFPKPKSAKPRRERPKKLTYKERLELEALPQAIEALEAEQATLHDQMADPAFYKGSGAAVGAAKSRLTALEKAIDTAYERWEALDAIGAE, encoded by the coding sequence ATGAATATATTAAATATAAGGAATCTCTATTTGGGATATGGCGGCCACCCCCTCCTTGAGGACGTCGACCTTCAGATCGACAAGGGTGAACGGGTTTGCCTGCTGGGCAGAAACGGTTCCGGCAAGTCGACCCTTATCCGTTTGATCAACGGGGATATCCGGCCCGATGCCGGAGAAATTCAGCTTCGGCAGGGTTGTCGGGTCGCCCTTCTCGGTCAGACCGTACCCGTGAATATCGTCGGAACGGTTCTCGATGTCGCTCAAGGCGGCATGGAACAAACCGGCGCGACCGACGGCCGACGGGAATGGGAGAACGCCTTGGCGGCGAAGACGATCCTATCCCGCATGGACCTCCCGTCCGATGCGGCGTTCGAGAACCTCTCGGCAGGACTCAAGCGAAGAGCGCTTCTGGCCAGAGCGCTGGCCGCAGAACCCGACATCCTTCTGCTGGACGAACCCACCAACCATCTCGACATGGACGCCATCGCCTGGCTGGAGGAATTTGTCCGCCGATACGTCACAACCCTTCTTTTCGTGACCCATGACCGGACATTTCTGCAAAATCTGGCCACTCGAATTATTGAACTGGACCGAGGCCGTCTGATCAACTGGGGCTGCAACTACGCCACCTACCTGGAACGGAAGGCGGTCGCTCTTTCGGTGGAAGCCGATCAGCGCCAACAGTTCGAGAAAAAGCTCGATCGTGAGGAAGCCTGGATTCGACAGGGGCTGAAAGCACGACGGACACGCAACGAAGGGCGGGTTCGCGCGCTTCTCCGCATGCGGGAAGAGCGGCGTGCATGGCGGGAGCGGTTCGGATCGGTCAAACTGATGGCCCAGGAGGCACGACGAACCGGAAAACTCGTCATTGAAGCCGAGCATATCAACCACGACTGGGGCGAGGGGCCGATCATTCGAGATCTGTCCCTTACGATCACCCGCGGCGACAAGTTGGGCATTATCGGCCCCAACGGCGCCGGGAAGACCACCCTGCTCAACATCCTTTTGGGGAAAATAGTTCCGAAAACCGGTTCTGTCCGCCACGGCACCCATCTCGAGACGGCCTATTTCGACCAGTTGAGGGATCAGTTGGATGAAAACCGGACGGTTCAGGAAAATGTCGTTGAGAGCGGCGACCAGGTCATCATCGGCGGCGCCCCCATGCACGTCATCGGTTATCTCAGGGATTTTCTCTTCTCCCCGGATAGGGCCAGAAGTCCCGTATCCATTCTGTCGGGAGGTGAAAAAAACCGCTTGTTGCTGGCCAGGCTCTTCACCAAACCGGCCAACGTCCTGGTGCTGGACGAGCCCACCAACGACCTGGATCTGGAAACGCTCGAACTGCTCGAATCGCTTCTCCTGAGCTATGACGGCACGGTGCTGCTGGTCAGCCACGACCGGGCTTTTCTAAACCATGTGGCGACCGGGACGCTGGTGTTCGAAGGCGATGGACGCGTTACCGAATATGTCGGCGGATATGACGACTGGGTTGCTCAGCGCCCTGCCCCGACACCCGACGAGAAGGCGTTTCCCAAACCCAAATCCGCCAAACCCCGCCGGGAGCGTCCCAAAAAACTCACCTACAAGGAACGTCTCGAACTGGAGGCACTTCCCCAAGCCATCGAAGCCCTGGAAGCGGAACAGGCAACCCTTCACGACCAGATGGCCGATCCCGCCTTTTACAAAGGCTCGGGAGCCGCCGTCGGCGCCGCGAAATCGCGCCTGACGGCATTGGAGAAGGCCATCGACACAGCCTACGAACGCTGGGAGGCCCTTGATGCCATCGGAGCCGAATGA
- the recJ gene encoding single-stranded-DNA-specific exonuclease RecJ, which produces MKTEWLLKHPDPIAVKALQTDLGCSPVIAAVLVNRNILTGCEAVNFLEASLKDFHPPSCIVDMDTAVRRIARAVSNREKILIFGDYDVDGVTAVTLLLEFLRYAGADVIYYIPHRTREGYDFQEDHVFGVALPAEVDLIVTVDCGSSRHDAVQAALDSGIDVVITDHHTIEALPPAVAVVNPRRRDCGGGCDHLAGVGVVFSLLIHLRKHLRDIDFWGCRPEPNLKRFCDLVALGTVADMVPMIKENRILSRTGLDVINQGHRSGLRALVRMSGIKDRPVDTDDIAFRLGPRLNAAGRMGHAGLAVELLTAGSDETADQMALQLNRMNKKRQEAEKEILDQVTAYIEKHPHILDRRSIVMAHSNWHEGILGIVASKLVDRFFRPVVLISTRTSIGKGSGRSIPGINLHACLKQCAAHLKAFGGHPMAAGLRIQRENIRRFEDKFDRVVSETGHVDNFSRSLAIDCKLDFEDITGTLLNELERLTPFGEGNPEPLFMTSDVRVVAHRIVGKQHRKMTLIQAGNPVGTVVEAIQFNIDPSERPESFEKIAYHLRWNRWNGKQTPQILVKES; this is translated from the coding sequence ATGAAAACGGAATGGTTACTCAAACACCCCGACCCTATAGCGGTCAAGGCGCTGCAGACGGACCTCGGTTGCAGCCCGGTCATCGCCGCCGTTCTCGTCAACCGGAACATTCTGACCGGATGTGAGGCCGTGAACTTTCTTGAGGCCTCGTTGAAGGACTTCCACCCGCCGTCCTGCATCGTGGATATGGACACAGCGGTCCGGCGCATCGCCCGAGCCGTTTCCAACAGGGAAAAGATTCTGATTTTCGGGGACTACGATGTGGACGGCGTGACGGCAGTTACACTGCTTCTGGAATTTCTGAGATACGCCGGAGCGGATGTCATTTATTACATTCCCCATCGAACCCGTGAAGGATATGATTTTCAAGAGGATCATGTCTTCGGCGTCGCTCTGCCGGCGGAGGTGGACCTCATCGTCACCGTGGACTGCGGATCGAGCCGCCATGACGCAGTTCAGGCCGCACTCGACAGCGGCATCGATGTCGTCATTACCGACCATCACACCATAGAGGCGCTGCCCCCCGCGGTTGCGGTGGTCAACCCCAGGCGGCGGGACTGCGGCGGCGGATGCGATCACCTTGCCGGCGTCGGCGTGGTCTTTTCCCTTTTGATCCACTTGCGCAAACACCTCCGGGATATCGATTTCTGGGGCTGCCGACCAGAACCCAATCTGAAGCGATTCTGCGATCTCGTGGCCCTCGGAACGGTAGCGGATATGGTCCCGATGATAAAAGAGAACAGAATCTTGTCCAGAACCGGACTTGATGTGATCAATCAAGGGCATCGATCGGGCCTTCGCGCCCTCGTCAGGATGTCGGGCATCAAGGATCGTCCGGTCGACACGGATGACATCGCTTTCCGCCTTGGCCCCAGGCTCAACGCCGCCGGCCGAATGGGACATGCCGGTCTGGCGGTTGAGCTGCTCACCGCCGGAAGCGACGAGACGGCAGACCAGATGGCCCTGCAGCTCAATCGAATGAACAAGAAGAGACAGGAGGCGGAAAAGGAAATTCTCGACCAGGTGACGGCATACATCGAAAAACACCCCCACATCCTCGATCGGCGCAGCATTGTGATGGCCCATTCCAACTGGCACGAGGGCATTCTAGGTATCGTCGCATCCAAATTGGTGGACCGCTTTTTCAGGCCGGTCGTCCTCATCTCCACGCGCACTTCCATAGGAAAAGGATCCGGAAGAAGCATCCCCGGCATCAACCTCCACGCCTGTCTGAAGCAGTGCGCCGCCCACCTCAAGGCTTTCGGTGGTCACCCCATGGCGGCGGGACTCCGGATCCAGCGGGAAAACATCAGACGATTCGAGGATAAGTTCGACCGCGTCGTTTCGGAAACCGGCCATGTCGACAACTTTTCACGATCCCTCGCCATTGACTGCAAACTCGATTTTGAAGACATCACCGGCACCCTTCTCAATGAACTCGAAAGGCTGACCCCTTTTGGAGAAGGCAACCCCGAACCACTCTTCATGACGTCGGACGTTCGTGTGGTCGCTCACAGGATCGTGGGAAAACAGCACCGTAAAATGACCCTGATCCAGGCCGGGAATCCCGTCGGAACCGTCGTGGAGGCCATCCAGTTCAATATAGATCCGTCCGAGCGTCCGGAATCCTTTGAAAAGATCGCCTATCATCTGCGATGGAACCGGTGGAACGGAAAACAAACACCTCAGATTCTGGTCAAGGAAAGCTGA
- a CDS encoding DUF4911 domain-containing protein — protein sequence METIKKFIRVDRREIAFLKFVLEACEGIATMRTIDGPSGTILFSISPGCEHEADRVLRDLEREIMMESVVPGKEYIRRSHEY from the coding sequence TTGGAAACAATAAAGAAATTCATTCGTGTTGACCGAAGGGAGATTGCATTTCTCAAATTCGTCCTGGAAGCCTGCGAAGGCATCGCCACGATGCGGACCATCGATGGGCCGTCGGGGACGATACTTTTCTCTATATCTCCGGGGTGTGAACATGAAGCGGACAGGGTGCTGCGTGATCTGGAAAGAGAGATCATGATGGAGTCCGTGGTGCCTGGAAAAGAGTATATCAGAAGATCTCATGAATACTAA
- a CDS encoding alpha/beta fold hydrolase: protein MELENKGLASYLDRMRASDGAAIRYGVWRSDRGVARGTVVLLSGRNEFLEKYAETIGDLCARGWDVFSLDWRGQGLSTRMLPNRQKGYIMDYEFYIGDLGRFLRKVVYPNAVPPVTGLAFSMGAHILLRYIARHAEGFSRVALISPMIDINTGLFPVTLARQWTRLAVRSGGAGVYAPGQGDYRPPTPSSFFGNPLTADAERYKRPHRIIARNPDLALGGVTYGWLRATFDSIDRMAAPGFAASISTPILIVSSGDDRVVSVSAQVSLHRALPRCRFVLIPGARHELLMEQDRFRAVFWRAFDGFMSDLSVERRWVGRRHSAPMASRASQRS, encoded by the coding sequence ATGGAACTCGAAAATAAGGGCTTGGCTTCCTATCTCGATCGCATGAGGGCTTCCGATGGCGCCGCTATCCGCTATGGCGTCTGGCGCTCCGATAGGGGGGTTGCAAGAGGCACGGTGGTCCTGCTTTCCGGCCGAAACGAATTCCTGGAAAAATATGCCGAAACCATTGGCGACCTGTGTGCGAGGGGCTGGGATGTCTTCAGCCTCGACTGGCGGGGGCAGGGGCTTTCGACGCGCATGCTTCCGAACCGGCAGAAGGGCTATATTATGGATTATGAGTTCTATATCGGCGACCTCGGCCGTTTCCTCCGAAAAGTGGTATACCCCAATGCCGTGCCTCCGGTGACGGGCTTGGCCTTTTCCATGGGAGCCCACATTCTGCTGAGATACATCGCCCGTCATGCCGAAGGTTTCAGCAGGGTGGCACTGATTTCGCCTATGATCGATATCAACACCGGCCTCTTTCCCGTCACCCTTGCCAGACAATGGACCCGTTTGGCTGTCCGTTCCGGTGGTGCCGGCGTCTATGCCCCGGGGCAGGGAGATTACCGCCCGCCCACTCCTTCATCCTTTTTCGGGAATCCTCTGACTGCCGATGCCGAACGGTACAAAAGACCCCACCGTATAATTGCCCGAAATCCGGATCTTGCCTTGGGAGGCGTAACCTACGGATGGCTGCGGGCGACCTTCGACTCCATCGACAGGATGGCGGCCCCGGGATTCGCCGCATCGATCTCGACCCCGATCCTGATCGTGTCGTCGGGGGACGACCGCGTGGTGTCTGTTTCGGCCCAGGTGTCCCTGCATCGCGCCTTGCCGCGTTGCCGGTTTGTTTTGATTCCCGGCGCTCGTCATGAACTCCTGATGGAGCAGGATCGATTCCGCGCGGTCTTCTGGCGCGCATTTGACGGATTCATGTCCGACTTATCGGTCGAGCGGCGCTGGGTCGGCCGTCGTCATTCGGCTCCGATGGCATCAAGGGCCTCCCAGCGTTCGTAG
- a CDS encoding ribonuclease Z, whose amino-acid sequence MRPSFHPRLMNGPFGDPGLFVPFVFDKRAFLFDIGDIQSLDGRDVLKISHIFVSHTHIDHFIGFDRLLRICLGRDKTVHIYGPAGIHRNVEGKLAGYTWNLVQNYENRFVLNVSEVTPSRIHTQTYHCRDRFLLKSPPRTVPFSGKLLAEPSLSVSSEILDHDIPCLGFALTERFHVNIMKDRLTALGLPVGPWIGLFKKALFEGRSPAMEIAVPLGKDSEIRRYPLGELSADIARITPGQKIAYVTDAADTPANREKIRRLALDADQLFIESAFLAEDREMAERKHHLTAHRAGALAGEAGARQFTLFHFSPRYTGREQVLIDEATAAYHTAVRSEASRRP is encoded by the coding sequence ATGCGTCCTTCCTTTCATCCCCGGCTCATGAACGGCCCTTTTGGCGATCCCGGTCTCTTTGTTCCCTTCGTTTTCGATAAGCGAGCGTTTCTATTCGATATCGGGGACATCCAATCCCTGGACGGCCGCGACGTTCTGAAAATATCCCACATCTTCGTATCCCATACCCATATCGACCATTTTATCGGATTTGATCGTCTGCTGCGTATATGTCTCGGCCGGGACAAAACAGTCCACATTTACGGTCCCGCCGGGATTCACCGAAATGTTGAGGGCAAATTGGCCGGGTATACGTGGAATCTCGTTCAAAACTATGAAAACCGCTTTGTCCTGAATGTCTCCGAGGTCACACCATCCAGGATCCACACGCAGACCTATCACTGCAGGGACCGCTTTCTTCTGAAATCTCCCCCGCGGACTGTCCCCTTTTCAGGAAAACTTCTTGCGGAACCGTCTCTTTCGGTATCGTCTGAAATCCTTGATCATGATATTCCCTGTCTCGGTTTTGCCCTGACGGAGCGCTTTCACGTCAACATCATGAAGGACCGGTTGACGGCGCTGGGGCTGCCCGTCGGCCCATGGATAGGTCTTTTCAAAAAAGCGCTTTTCGAAGGACGCAGCCCGGCTATGGAAATCGCCGTCCCCCTCGGCAAGGACTCTGAGATACGCAGATATCCGCTGGGAGAACTCTCCGCCGATATCGCGCGCATCACCCCCGGCCAGAAAATCGCCTATGTCACCGACGCCGCCGATACGCCGGCCAATCGGGAAAAGATCCGTCGGCTCGCCCTCGATGCCGACCAACTCTTCATTGAATCGGCTTTTCTGGCTGAGGACCGGGAGATGGCGGAAAGGAAGCATCACCTGACGGCGCATCGGGCCGGTGCCCTGGCAGGTGAGGCCGGTGCCCGGCAGTTCACCCTGTTTCATTTTTCCCCGCGCTACACCGGCCGCGAGCAGGTGTTGATTGATGAGGCGACGGCAGCCTACCACACCGCCGTCAGGTCTGAAGCATCACGCCGGCCATAA
- the miaB gene encoding tRNA (N6-isopentenyl adenosine(37)-C2)-methylthiotransferase MiaB, with product MNTKQLFIQTIGCQMNVYDSEQIVSLLKPLGYVSTDALDRADLVVLNTCAIREKAVQKAFSFLGRLAELKRKNPRMIIAVGGCVAQQEGRSMLKRAPILDIVFGTQAVGRLPGMIRRVEARRCRIIDVAVTDGVEEFDIPDADREREGASRFVTIMQGCDNFCTYCVVPYVRGREFSRRPGRILCEIEALVDAGVREVTLLGQNVNSYGKKEGLIPFEALLARINAVDGLHRIRFTTSHPKDLSPGLMSAFADLEKLCAHIHLPVQSGSNAVLNRMHRRYTREDYLEKVRRLRELRPDIAVTSDIIVGFPGESRADFEATLDLVREIEFDGLFAFMYSDRPNAPAARFPDKVTEDEKKDRLQELLSLQERYTFLKNRALVGTDQEILVDGPSKRQSGQDGEPPAFRTALTDNDTDACAIHSGAIQWSGRTFGNKIIHFTETDNAPDFTRDLTGERILIRVEDAFCHSLRGRPTSRVGHSLKGEDCHAA from the coding sequence ATGAATACTAAGCAACTTTTTATCCAGACCATCGGGTGTCAGATGAATGTCTATGACTCCGAGCAGATCGTTTCGTTGTTGAAACCCTTGGGGTACGTTTCAACCGATGCATTGGACAGGGCGGATCTGGTCGTCCTGAACACCTGTGCCATTCGTGAAAAGGCGGTGCAGAAGGCGTTCAGCTTTCTGGGACGTCTTGCGGAACTCAAACGAAAAAATCCCCGGATGATCATCGCTGTCGGTGGCTGCGTGGCACAGCAGGAAGGGCGAAGCATGCTGAAGCGGGCGCCTATCCTGGACATCGTTTTCGGCACCCAGGCCGTCGGGCGACTTCCCGGCATGATCCGCCGCGTGGAGGCCCGTCGGTGTCGCATCATCGACGTGGCGGTGACGGACGGTGTCGAAGAGTTTGACATTCCCGATGCCGATCGAGAGCGGGAGGGGGCCTCCCGATTTGTCACGATCATGCAGGGATGCGATAATTTCTGTACCTACTGTGTCGTCCCTTATGTAAGGGGACGGGAGTTCAGTCGCCGCCCAGGTCGGATCCTGTGCGAGATCGAAGCCCTGGTGGACGCCGGCGTCCGGGAGGTGACCCTTTTGGGTCAGAATGTCAACAGCTACGGAAAAAAAGAGGGTCTCATACCCTTCGAGGCGCTTCTCGCCCGGATCAACGCCGTCGACGGCCTCCATCGCATCCGCTTCACCACCTCCCATCCCAAGGACCTGTCCCCGGGGCTCATGTCCGCGTTCGCCGATCTTGAAAAGCTCTGCGCCCATATTCATCTTCCGGTGCAGTCGGGATCAAATGCAGTACTGAATCGAATGCACCGACGGTATACGCGGGAGGATTACCTCGAAAAGGTCCGGCGATTGAGAGAACTCCGTCCGGATATTGCCGTTACGTCGGATATCATCGTAGGGTTTCCCGGGGAGTCACGGGCCGACTTCGAGGCGACGCTCGACCTGGTTCGGGAAATCGAATTTGACGGACTCTTCGCCTTCATGTACTCCGACCGGCCCAATGCCCCGGCGGCTCGGTTTCCCGACAAGGTGACGGAGGACGAGAAGAAGGATCGCCTTCAGGAACTTCTCAGTCTTCAGGAGCGGTATACGTTCTTGAAAAACCGGGCTTTGGTGGGGACGGACCAGGAAATCCTGGTGGACGGTCCGAGCAAACGGCAAAGCGGGCAGGACGGCGAGCCGCCGGCTTTTCGGACGGCGCTAACCGACAACGACACCGATGCCTGCGCGATTCACTCTGGTGCGATCCAATGGAGCGGCCGAACTTTCGGCAACAAGATCATCCATTTTACGGAGACAGACAACGCGCCGGATTTTACAAGAGACCTGACGGGGGAACGAATTCTCATTCGCGTCGAGGACGCTTTTTGCCATTCTCTTCGGGGACGACCGACATCCCGCGTTGGGCACAGCCTGAAAGGAGAAGATTGTCATGCTGCATAA
- the argC gene encoding N-acetyl-gamma-glutamyl-phosphate reductase produces MVKVGIVGATGYAGAELVRILFGHPKVALSVITSRQYAGVPFDQVFPAMKGVVDLTCEEFSMEEMCRRTDVVFTALPHKIPMEIVPRLVARDKRVIDLSADFRFRDVKRYEAFYQPHTAPSLSAAAVYGLPEVYGDVISQARVVGNPGCYPTSVLLPLVPLLKAGLIRSEGLVADAKSGVSGAGRSPSLGSLYCEVTESFKAYKVGGHRHNPEMDEVLSLVAGDPVHITFVPHLVPMSRGMLTTLYAVPKESVTGEEILECLKSFYAGRPFVRICPEGQVPSTGHVRGTNYCDVGIVFDADQRRLILISAIDNLVKGAAGQAVQNMNMMLGFDESAGLNAVPYPI; encoded by the coding sequence ATGGTTAAGGTCGGAATTGTCGGCGCAACAGGCTATGCGGGTGCGGAGTTGGTTCGGATACTTTTCGGGCACCCGAAAGTCGCGCTGTCGGTCATCACCTCCCGGCAGTATGCAGGCGTGCCGTTCGATCAGGTTTTTCCGGCCATGAAAGGGGTTGTAGACCTGACGTGCGAGGAATTCTCCATGGAGGAGATGTGTCGTCGGACGGACGTCGTTTTCACGGCCCTTCCCCACAAAATTCCCATGGAAATCGTGCCCCGGTTGGTGGCTCGGGACAAACGGGTGATCGATCTCTCGGCGGACTTTCGGTTTCGGGACGTAAAACGATATGAAGCTTTTTATCAACCGCACACGGCCCCAAGCCTTTCCGCGGCGGCGGTATACGGCCTCCCCGAGGTCTACGGCGATGTGATTTCCCAGGCCCGGGTTGTCGGCAATCCCGGATGTTATCCGACGAGTGTCCTGTTGCCGTTGGTACCCCTTCTCAAGGCGGGCCTGATCCGTTCCGAGGGTCTGGTGGCCGACGCCAAGTCGGGCGTGAGCGGGGCAGGCAGATCACCGAGCCTGGGATCGCTTTACTGTGAGGTGACGGAATCCTTCAAAGCTTATAAAGTAGGGGGACATCGCCACAATCCGGAAATGGACGAGGTTTTGAGCCTTGTGGCCGGAGATCCCGTCCACATCACCTTTGTGCCGCATCTGGTTCCGATGAGCCGGGGGATGCTGACGACCCTCTATGCCGTTCCAAAAGAATCGGTGACGGGGGAGGAGATCCTTGAATGTTTGAAATCCTTTTATGCGGGGCGTCCGTTCGTTCGGATCTGTCCGGAAGGCCAGGTCCCGAGTACGGGCCATGTCCGTGGAACCAACTATTGTGATGTGGGCATCGTATTCGATGCCGACCAGCGCAGGCTCATCCTGATATCGGCCATCGACAATCTGGTGAAAGGCGCTGCGGGTCAGGCGGTTCAGAACATGAACATGATGCTCGGATTCGACGAGTCCGCCGGTTTGAACGCTGTGCCTTATCCGATTTGA
- a CDS encoding GDP-mannose 4,6-dehydratase has product MRVLITGGAGFIGSHLAETYLERGDEVYVIDDLSTGALSNIEPLRRHPRYGHRLFVHIDTILNHDTMLELTGTCDVVFHLAAAVGVQYILKNPLKSIRINVAGTEKVLELCAKFKKRVLITSSSEVYGKHLHAPLVETDNIIYGPSSKFRWSYAASKLMDEFTALAYFRTNGLEAIITRLFNTVGPRQTGAYGMVIPRLVCQALNHEPLTVYGDGMQTRTFTFVKDVVDGLSALMACDDAAGEVFNIGGTEEITILDLAERIIQATESRSSIQLIPYEKAYAKDFEDMQRRVPSIRKIQDRIGFQPVTDLDTILRQVIDFQRTLMNRQPDKETTD; this is encoded by the coding sequence ATGCGGGTTCTTATTACGGGCGGTGCGGGGTTTATCGGATCCCATCTGGCGGAAACCTATCTTGAAAGGGGAGATGAGGTCTATGTCATCGACGATCTCTCCACCGGGGCGCTGTCGAACATCGAACCGCTGCGAAGACATCCGCGGTACGGACATCGATTGTTCGTTCATATCGACACCATCCTGAATCACGACACCATGCTGGAGTTGACGGGAACCTGTGACGTTGTTTTCCATCTCGCGGCCGCCGTAGGTGTTCAGTATATCCTGAAAAACCCGCTCAAGTCCATCAGAATCAACGTGGCCGGAACCGAAAAGGTTCTTGAACTCTGTGCAAAATTCAAGAAACGCGTTCTCATTACATCCTCGTCGGAGGTCTACGGCAAGCATCTTCACGCACCGCTGGTGGAGACCGACAATATCATCTACGGTCCATCGAGCAAATTCCGGTGGAGCTATGCCGCCTCCAAACTCATGGACGAATTCACGGCGCTTGCCTATTTCCGTACAAACGGACTCGAGGCCATCATCACCCGACTCTTCAACACTGTCGGCCCCCGTCAGACCGGCGCATATGGAATGGTCATCCCGCGCCTTGTCTGTCAAGCCCTGAATCATGAGCCATTGACAGTTTACGGAGACGGCATGCAGACGCGAACCTTTACCTTCGTCAAGGATGTGGTGGATGGTTTATCGGCTCTGATGGCTTGTGACGACGCCGCGGGAGAGGTGTTCAACATCGGCGGAACAGAGGAAATCACGATTCTGGATTTGGCCGAACGGATTATTCAGGCTACGGAATCCCGCTCCAGCATCCAACTGATTCCCTACGAAAAGGCCTATGCCAAGGATTTCGAAGATATGCAGCGGCGGGTGCCGAGCATCAGGAAAATTCAGGACCGGATCGGTTTCCAACCGGTCACGGATCTGGATACCATTTTACGACAGGTCATCGATTTTCAAAGGACGCTCATGAACCGTCAGCCGGATAAAGAAACTACAGATTAG
- a CDS encoding bifunctional nuclease family protein, protein MLHKVSIAGLTMDPTSNTPIIILKSDEDEQTIPIWIGLLEATSIVSALQNIKFERPMTHDLLKNFFDRMNIRVSKIEVCDLKENTFYARIYLIGDDATAFDMDARPSDAIAIAVRTGAPIFVDEKVIEKSAVPAGQVEVVDESEEGKKWADYLEKLSPEDFGKYKV, encoded by the coding sequence ATGCTGCATAAAGTGAGTATCGCAGGGCTGACCATGGACCCGACATCCAATACGCCGATCATCATTTTGAAGTCGGACGAGGATGAGCAGACCATACCGATCTGGATCGGATTACTGGAAGCCACATCTATCGTTTCGGCACTCCAAAACATCAAGTTTGAACGACCCATGACCCATGACCTGCTCAAGAATTTTTTCGACAGGATGAATATCCGGGTATCCAAGATCGAGGTCTGCGATCTCAAGGAGAACACTTTTTATGCCCGGATTTACCTTATCGGGGATGACGCGACAGCCTTCGACATGGACGCCCGCCCCAGTGATGCCATTGCCATTGCCGTCAGGACCGGCGCACCGATTTTTGTGGATGAGAAGGTAATCGAAAAATCAGCTGTGCCCGCCGGTCAGGTTGAAGTGGTCGATGAAAGCGAAGAGGGTAAGAAGTGGGCCGATTACCTGGAGAAGCTGTCGCCTGAGGATTTCGGAAAATACAAGGTATAA